AACAAAAGAGCAATGATTCCAACTACTAAAGAAACGACAGCCTTTGTATTATTTTTTTCTATTTTTCCTACTTGAAAGCCAGTCACCTTCAGGCCCCTTTCTTCTCAAACTTAATTGAATGATTAAGTGAAAAATGATCTTTTCTTGCATCATTTCATACATATACAAGCGTTGCAATGATATGCACTACAGCAAATAAAAGTTATAGTCAGTACCGATTGAATGATTCTGATATAGGAGGAAGAAATGAATACTCATAAATCAATCAGCTGTGATCATTGTGCAAAAAAATTGACGTATCGTACTGATCTCGTTGTGGCAACAGTTTTTCTAGCGGTCGTCCCGTACTGTCACAATTGTTTTGTTAAGAAAATTAAAGGTATGTCTACACTACTTGTGGATAACACACCAGTGAATGGCACAGCCTCGAACGTTTTTTCCGTTTTAGCACTCATTTTTTTACCTCTTTTATTTTTCATCGATTCGCCAGTTAGGTGGGGATTTATAGCGCTTATTCTCCTCTCTCTTGGGTATAGAGCTTATTCTTACTTTGCATATGAACGTCACTTACATTAAGATTAAAATCAATGACTTTACAAAACAAGTTTTTTATCGTTAGAATATAAATAACAACATTATAACCGTAATTCGCACTAGGGGTGCTATAACGCTGAGAGACAGGTGAAATTCCTGTTAACCCTTTGAACCCGAACTAGATAATACTAGCGTGGGGAAGTGCCAGTGACGTCATATGAATATGATACGTTTGACTATCACTGCATTTCCTTGTGGAAGTGCAGTTTTTTTATTGCCCTTTAAGCGAAAATACGGAACGATGTTGAACATATTTTCAAGGAGGAATATTTTCATGCAAGGATTAAGTTGTGGAACTAGTAGAATTGTTGGATGTCGTTTTTCCGTTTATCCAATGACCGACAGATTTGTTGATGTCATTAAAGGAGCGCTAACGGAAGTTGATACGAGCAAAGTATGGATGAAAACAGATGATGTAAGTACATGTATTCGCGGAAGAAGTGAACATGTTTTTGATGTAACAAAAGCGATTTATGTTCATGCTGCAAAAACGGGTGTACACGTTGTCTTCAATGGAACATTTTCAATTGGTTGTCCTGGTGACTCTGATGGAGATACGTACATGTCAGAAGATGATGTCAGGTTAAACGAAGAAGCATCTCAACAAGAAAATATAGAAGTAGCTTCGCAATTTGCCCTCTATCCGATGAATAACGAAAATTATATGCAAGTCATTGCAGACCAGATTGGTATTGCTAAGGAGCACGGGACATTTACAAAAGGTGTTCATTACGCTTCACGCCTTGACGGTGATGCAAATGATGTTTTTAAAACGTTAGAAGAAGCGTTTGTCAATGCTTCGAAAACAGATGAACGTAGCCATGTGACGATGACAACAGCAATTTCAGCGAACAGTCCATCAAAGAAAGATAAATAAGGGGGACAAGTGTCATGACGAGTAAATGGAATTTACGTGAAATTGTCCTTATGTCGATATTAGGTGTCGTCTTCGGAGTTATTTATCTCCTTTTTTACTTTTTCGGTCAAGGCTTAAGAAATGTGTTAACTCCATTTGGCCTTGGTCCATTTGGCTACGAAGTGATTTTTGGGATTTGGTTCATCGTTTCGATCATTACAGCTTATATTATTCGAAAACCAGGAGCTGCACTTATCTCAGAGACAATTGCTGCTACGATTCAAGTATTAATCGGAAGCCCTGCAGGACCGCGACTGATTATCACAGGAATTATCCAAGGACTAGGTGCCGAAGCCGTGTTCGCTGCAACAAAATGGCAAAACTACACAACAAAAGTTCTCGTTTTAGCCGGAATGTCTGCGGCTATTTTCAGCTTTGTATGGGGATGGTATATCTCAGGTTTTGCTGCATTATCTACTGAACTTGTAACAGCGATGTTTATTGTCCGTCTCATTAGTGGTGCACTTCTAGCTGGTTTATTAGGTAAATACATTAGCGATCAACTTGCCAATACCGGTGTACTACGAAGCTATGCTCTTGGGAAGGAGTGGAAAGCACAACGTGAAAACAAAGCATCTTAATAAAGAAAGTCCTCTCATTTCTGTAGAGGACTTCTCTTTTGATTATGACTCTCAAAAAAATCCGACGATTAAAAATATGAATTTACGAATCGAAAGAAATGAAACGGTTCTCCTAATGGGACCAAGTGGCTCAGGAAAAAGCACGCTAGCCCTTTGTTTGAATGGATTATATCCAGATGCTGTAGAAGGTTGGAAAAAAGGGAGTATTTATTATAAAGGAGAAAACATTGAGTCATTTGAAAAAGGTGTATTAAATAAGAGAATCGGTGTGGTCTTCCAAGATCCTGAAAGCCAATTTTGTATGGTAACTGTCGAAAACGAACTTGCCTTCACAATGGAAAACATCCAAGTTCCTCGTGAAGAAATGAAGCCACGCATTGAGAAGATCGTACGTCAAGTGGGGATTGAATCATTACTAAAAAGGCCAATCCATGAACTTTCCGGTGGACAAAAACAAAAGGTTGCTCTTGCTTCTGTCCTTCTTTTAGAACCGGAATTAATCATTTTAGACGAACCGACAGCAAACTTAGACCCCTATTCACGTAAAGGGTTTATTGATTTGATCGGTCAATTAAAAGTAAATCATCATTTAGCCGTTCTCATTATTGAACACCAGCTTGACGACTGGCTATCATTTACTGATCGTGTCATATGCCTAAGTCATCAAGGGGAAAAAATTGCAGAAGGAGAGCCTGGCTCGATCTTTTACAAAAATGCAGATTTGCTCCTAAAAGAAGGAGTTCATTTACCGAAAGTGGTCGAAACGTACTTAAAGCATGGTCAGCCATTTGCTTTTGATGAAAACTATTGCCCTTTATCGGAAAGAGAACTTGCTTTATTTTTTGCTGAGAAAAATAAAGGTTTCAACTTATACGTAAGTCCGTCCAAACCTACCATTAAAGAAAGTTCCCCAATCCTTTCATTGAAAGATGTTTCGTATTCAAGGAAAAAAAAGCAACAAGTGTTACGGGACATAGATATTGATTTTCATGAAGGCGAATTTATCGGCATCGTCGGTGAAAACGGAGCAGGTAAATCAACACTTTTACAAATATTGGCTGGGATTTTAACACCAACTACTGGCTCACGATCGTTACTTGGTAAAGACTTTAAAAAGTGGTCTGAACATGAGTTACGAAAAAATCTTGGGTTTGTGTTCCAAAACCCTGAACATCAATTTATAACGGACACCGTTTATGATGAACTTGCATTTGGTATGAAGTTAAATCGTGATAAAGAGCACGATATTAGAGAAAAAGTTACACATTTACTATCACGATTTCGATTAGAAGGTAAGATGTGGAGCAATCCTTTCGCGTTAAGTGGAGGGCAAAAGCGTCGTTTAAGTGTTGCAACAATGCTTGATGAGACGCCTAAAATATTGCTTTTCGATGAACCGACTTTCGGTCAAGATGCAAAAACGACAGAAGAACTCATGATCATGATCAATTCTTTGCGTGAACAAGGAACAACAATTGTTTTTGTAACGCATGATATGGAATTAGTTGATCGATATTGTGAGCGTGTCATCGTTCTCCATAAAGGAGAGGTTTCCTTTCAAGGGGCCCAAAACAAACTTTGGGAAAATGACGATCTCATTGCAAAAGCACATTTGCGATTGCCATACCGCATTCGGTTAAAAAATGAACTCAACAACGTAAAACGAGAAGCTCGTTCGAAAGGAGTGGATCGAGAACATGTTAGAATCCATTAATCCATCGGTGAAAGCCTTCACTATTTTTATTCCGGGATTATTGTTAGCATTTATTTTCGATCCTGTCACCCCTGCTATTTATTTATTATTTACGATTACCATGACATTCTTATTAAGTAATATCCCCTTTAAGAAGTGGCTTATGATCTTCACACCTTTTGTTTTACTTTCACTTGGTTTTGCATGGATGACTGCATTATACACGGGGGATTCTTTTTCCGGTGGTGAAGTAATTTTGGCGTTTTGGTGGTTCGAAGTCGACTATCAAAACTTGATGGTCGCTATAAGTCTTGGACTTCGTTCATTATGCTTAGTTGCGCTTTCACTCATGTTTGTACTAACAACAGATTCTACGAAGTTCATGCTTAGTCTAATGCAGCAATGTAAACTCCCACCTAAATTTACGTATGGGATCCTAGCAGGTTATCGATTCTTGCCAACGTTTAAGCACGAACTAGAAATTCTTCGGCAAGCCCATCGTATTCGCGGGGTTGGCAGAGCACGTGGTATTAAGGAGAAAGTTTATCAAATAAGGCGCTATGCCATTCCATTACTCGCTAATGCGATTCGAAAAGCAGAACGAGTCGCAATCGCAATGGAATCAAAAGGTTTCACCGGTTCAACAGATCGCACACACTACTATAAACTAACCGTTAAAAAACGTGACTGGGTGTTTCTCTCAGGCTTTGTGATCGTCCTGTTCGGTGCAGTCTATGTATCATATCAACTCGGACACTTAAATGTATTTGGAAGAAAATTTTAAAGGAAGTAGGCATTGCATAGCCTAGCAATCCCCATTTATCCCCAGGTGCCAGGCACCTGGGGATTTTTGTCACTTCACTAACCTCGCCTGTTACCAAATAATACCATGTACCAGACACCTGGGATTATTTGGTTCCGTTTAGCCAGCCTCCCTTGAACATACTAAGAAAAAGACGGTTAAGGAGGATTATGAACGATGCATACGATCTGGAAAGGTTCGATTTCCTTTGGCCTTGTAAACATCCCAATTAAATTACATGCGGCTACTGAAAATAAAGACGTGAAGTTACGAAACTTACACAAAGACTGCCACGCCCCAATTAAATATGAAAAAACGTGCTCTGAGTGTGGCAAGGAAATATCAAATGACGATATTGTAAAAGCGTATGAATACACTGAGGGGAAGTACGTTGTACTTGATGACGATGAGCTTAATAAACTAAAAAAGGAACAAGAAGATAAAGCCGTTGAGATTCTCGATTTTGTTGAGTTAAAAGAAATTGATCCGATTTATTTTGACCGATCTTATTATTTAAGTCCAAACGAAGGCGGTTCGAAAGCATATGCATTACTTAGAAAATCACTTCAAGATACCGGAAAGATTGGACTTGCGAAAATCACGATCCGCTCAAAAGAAAATCTTGCAGCAATCCGTGTGTATGAAAACACGTTAATTATGGAGACACTCCATTTCCCTGATGAAGTCCGTGATGTAAAAAACGTACCGAATGTGCCTGATGAAACAAACATTCAAGAAAAAGAACTAGAAACCGCGAAAACATTAGTCGATCATTTAACAGCAGAATTCGACGCAACGAAATATACTGATGATTACCGACTAGAGCTATTGCAACTTATACAGGAAAAAGTTGAAGAAGACGAAGGCGTGACAAAACAAGAGCAATCAAATGTCATTGACTTAATGGAAGCACTCGAAAAAAGTATCGAAAAAACAAAGCCGGACAATGCAAAAAAGAAAACAACAAAACGCTCAACAGCAAAGAAAAAGACGACGACGAAAAAAACGACATCAAAAACAACAAAAGCAAAAACAACAAAAGCAAAATCAACGAAAAAGCCAACAAAACAAGCAAAATAACTATGATGATCCAACTAAATTCATTGTCGAGGCTGTTCCCAGTATGGTGAGAGCCTCGTTTTTTTATTCCTTAATAAAAATGAATGATGTTCCTCGGCCCAGGCATCAATTTCCGGATTTGATTCCTTCCTCGCTCGATTTTCCTTCCCAACGTCATCAATACCAAGGTAAATTACCTCACTCGCTTTTAATCGGACATTCCTTATCCATCAACATTTGTTCTAAAAATCAATACCGCACCACAAAACTGTGATACGGCACTTTGTCATTCCACACAAAATTGTTAGTTGTCAAGTCCTCCGCTTTCAAACCCTTCACCTACGTCAAATCCTCCAACTTCAGGATTATCAAACCCTTGTATCCCGTCGTTTTCAGAATCTGGGGTAATAATTGCCGGAGCCATACCAGAACTCCCGCCACTACTATAAAACTGCGGAACCTCACCAGATAACCAGACAGTAACGATTGGAATCGATGTTTGGACAACCTCTTCATCTGTCGCAAACGGAATAACGACTTTAACATCTGCTTCAATTTCTACAGAAATACTAATATACGTATTATTAATCCCTAAGTTTACATATTCTTCTTTCACGTCTGCTTTTACATCACCAATCGCTGACAAACGAATCGGTACACGTGGACCTAAATGCGCAAGTAATGCATTATTTGTAGCTTGACCGAGCGGTATCGTATGGATGATCCCATCTTCAGCAAATGTCGCTCCTTCCCGTTCCAAATCTACATCTGTTGGCAGACTGTAATCTTGCACCCTTCCATGCTCAATATCATTTAAAAAATCTTGAACTCGCTTAACTGTATCTCGCATGATTTTATTTGATAGTGCTGTATTCACTTGAAATGTTTGTAAGTTTCCATTTGCATCATATTGAAACTCAACGAGTTCATTCATATCCATATCATCAATAATTTTTTTTGACAGTGCATCATTAATAGCCAGCGTTCCAATTCGTTGCGTTTCCGTCTTTGCAATGGCCATTAACGTCGGCCTTATACCTTGTTCAATAATAATCAACCCTTGGACGGTCAATAACGAAAATACTAATAATGATATTAAAAAGACATAGCGAAAGGGCAGCGGCCCTCTTTTTCTTTTTTTGATTCGAAACATCGGTGCTTTTTTCATGCTGGTCCCTCCCCCTTCTCTAAATCTATATGCAAAGAAGGACAGCTACTTTCATTTCCTCATTGATTTTTTGGACAAAAATTAGATGAAGCCTTTTATCACTCATATTTTTATAACGAGCCGAGATACTATAAACATCTTATGTAACATGGAGGACCATTCAATGAATATCAAACCTATCATCCCGTTTGAACCAATCAAGCAAGAGGAAATTCCCGAAGGAAAACACTGGGTGTACCAAATTAAATGGGATGGGGTTCGAATCCTTACCTACTGTGACGGAAGCGAAGTAAAATTATTTAACCGAAATTTAAACGAACGGACGAAACAATTTCCTGAAGTGGTAAATATAAAGAACTATGCAAACGTAAAGTCCATCATTTTAGATGGGGAAATCATTGCATTTAAAGAAGGCCGACCTTCTTTTTCACAAGTCATGAAAAGAGATCGACTTCGTTCAGAGCGAAGTATTCAAGCGAAAACAGCGACGATCCCCATTTGTTATTGTATCTTTGATATTCTTTATTTAAATGGTGATTGGTTATTAGATACACCACTGAACGAAAGACAAGAAATATTAAAAAAAGTTATTAAACCAACCAATGCGATACAACTTGTAAAAAACTATGACGATGGTGAACAGCTATTTACTGCTGTAAAAGAGCAACAATTAGAAGGAATGATATGTAAAGATGTCACCAGTTCGTATGAATTGAAGGGAAAGGACAAACGTTGGTTAAAAATAAAAAACTTCCATGATATCCACGCTGTGATCGGTGGGGTTACTTACAGAGGAAATACAGTCAATTCACTCCTTTTAGGTATGTATGACAAAGAGCAAACCTTTCATTACGTCGGCCACGCAGGAACAGGCAAACTATCCCAAGACGATTGGACAACAATTACGAAGCTTATCGAAACGATTAAAACCGATAACATGCCATTTGTTCATAAACCAGACAGGGCAAAAGGAGCAGTTTGGGTAAAACCACAGTATGTTGTCAAAATCCAGTATATTGAATGGCCCAAAGGACAATCTATTCGGCAGCCAAGTATTCAAGCTTTCATCGATAAACCGGCTGAAGGTTGCCTCCTCCCAGAAGACCACAGTGACAAAGGAAGAGTCAAATGACCATCAATCACCCTGTTTTTTCAGACAAAAAAAGAACCTATAAAGGCAGTTTCTTTTTAACAGGCTTTCATCGCACAAAGAGACAGTTTTTTGCTGGTTTCTTTAAAAATGGTGAAATTATTGAAGCTGGATCTTTTTCTGAAGGTCTTACAGAAGAAGAGAAAAGTGCGCTGATCAACTCATTAATGAAACAAGTCCCACGAAAAACAAAAAAACAAAAAATTGCGATCAAACCAAGCCTCTGTGTCGAGTTAACGTTTTCTGGCTTTTCGCGTAATAAGCTACTTCATCCTAAGTTTTCTAAATTTCAACTAAAGGATCACCCAGAAAGCTGTACGTGGAGCAATTTAATTATAAAAAACCTTTCAATAAGCGACAGCGTTCAAGTAACAAACCATGATAAACGATTATGGGAAACACCGCCAATTAATAAGGATCAATACGTGGCCTACTTATCGGAAATTGCAGAGCGAATGCTACCATTTTTACAAGAGCGAACGGTGACTGTAAAACGCGCTCCACAAGGTGTGAAGGATGAAGTGTTTTATCAAAAAAATTGTCCAGAATATGCTCCGCCATTCGTGAACACATATCATACAGATGAGACGGATTACATTGTTTGTGACAATGTGTCAACGCTTCTTTGGCTCGGTAACCAAGCGTCAATAGAGTTTCACATTCCTTTTAATACCGTCAAAAGCGAAAACCCTGGTGAAATTGTCTTTGACCTTGATCCACCGGGACGAGAGCATTTTTCCTTAGCCATTAAAGCGTCGCGCCTTATGAAAGAACGTCTTGATGCCTTTAATATTACTAGTTTCCCAAAGCTCTCCGGCAACAAAGGTTTGCAAATCCATATTCCGTTCTTTAATCGTTCACTTACTTATGAGGATACGAGAATTTTCACATCCTTTATGGCAAACTATCTTACTGAAAAATATTCTAAAGACTTTACGACAGAACGAATGAAGAAAAAGCGTGGCAACAAACTTTACATTGACTACGTTCAACATTGGCGAGGAAAAACGATTATTTGTCCTTACTCATTAAGAATAAATGAAGATGCTACAGTCGCAGCACCTCTTAACTGGAATGAAGTTAACGAAAATTTAAACCCAATCGATTATGATTTATTTTCGGTCTTAGCTCGTGTTCGGAAAAAACAATGCCCTTTAAAAAAATATTTCAAAACAAAAAATGAAAGTGTCGCCGAGGTCATTGACATGCTAAAAAAGAACGGTCATAAATAAAAAAGCCTGGAAACGAATGTTTTCCAGGTTTAGGTGTTCAATTTCACTCTGAGGATGTTGCTCTTCTAGGAAAGAATTTATCCCACTTATACGTTTGTGTACCTCGTTTTCCAAGGTAAGAAAAGAAAGCTGCTAGCATTCCGAAAAAGATCACTGAAATGTAAAGTGGCATTTCCGTAATTACTTGACCAAACGATGTAAAAACAATCGCAGGCAATATGACACCACCGATTGAGTAACGCATATACTCTTTAAAGTTTGACGTCATCTCCATTAAATATAATGAAAGCAAATGGAAATGGACAAACGGCATTAATCTTAAAATCATCACTTGCCCTAAGGTAAGAGAGCGCCCTTTGAAAAACTTCGCTTTTAATTTTGTCACGCGGGCACGAAAAGATGGAAAAATATCTACTAACTTATAAAAACATAAACTCATCAAGGATAATCCAATAATTGAATAGATCGTTCCATGTACAAAGCCAAATAAATAGCCACCGGCAATACATACGACGATCACTGGTAAAAATAATAACGGCCGTATCAAATGTACGATAATAAATAGGACAGGGGCTAACCACCCAGCTTCTTCAATGATATGAGGAATCGCTACGTTGAATTCTTCCAAGCTGTCTCATCCTCCTCTCATAACATGTCTATGTGTGTATATGACAATCTATGATGACATGCCTAAAGTACAGTGTAACTTATAAAAAGTTGATCGTAAACAAGCAGTTTAAGGAAGTATCAACAGTGCTGTCCATAAACCGAAATGGATAATGAGGATGAATGGTAAACCAAGTCGAAAAAGAGGCTTTTTCGTTTTATGCCGAAAATATTTCGTACCGAGCATTGCTCCAATAACTCCGCCTAATAACGCAACGGTTAATAAACTTTTTTCACTCGTACGCCAAGCATTTTTACGCGCTCTATGCTTATCTCTTCCCATCATAATAAAACTTATCAAAGTTAATAATAGATAATAACCGACAACAACTAAAACAATCGTGTCCATACGAATTTGTCCTTCCTACAATCTTATTCACAGCTCTTTTTTACGTTCTTATTTTTTACAATTCATTCCACCCTTTAATTTAAGGCTAATATTTCACCATTATACATTAAAGCTCGGCTATACAAAACTTGGCCTATCGCTAAAGAGATTCTATATAAGCGAAGTGTGCTTACATAGAATCTCTTATGCTTTAGTGCAAGTCTTAATAAAAAGCGACTAGATTAACGAAGTTCTCGTAACCTTAGTCGCTTAACTTTCATTTATTGTTAATGTTTTATAGTACTTTCGATAAAAATAATTGCGTTCGTTCATGTTGAGGGTTGTCAAATAGCTCTTTTGGTTCACCCTCCTCTACAATATACCCCCCATCCATAAAAATGACACGGTCGGCAACTTCTTTTGCAAACCCCATTTCATGCGTAACGATGACCATCGTCATCCCTTCTTTTGCCAAATCCTTCATTACAGCTAGGACATCACCGACCATTTCGGGGTCTAAGGCTGAAGTCGGTTCGTCAAATAGCATAATTTTTGGTTCCATCGCTAAAGCTCTTGCAATGGCTACACGTTGCTTCTGACCGCCTGATAGGTTATCTGGATAAACTTCCGCTTTTTCTGATAACCCTACTTTTTCAAGAAGCTCCATACCTAGCTGATTCGCATCAGCTTCTGAATGTTCTTTTAAACGCTTTGGAGCTGCAGTAATATTTTCAAGTACCGTCATATGCGGGAACAAATTAAACTGTTGAAATACCATCCCTAACTTCTGACGCATTTTGTTTATATTATTGTTTGGGTCTGTAATATCTGTTTCTTCAATATAAATTGCTCCGCCTGTAGGGTCTTCTAAACGATTAATACAACGTAAAAAGGTACTTTTACCTGAACCAGACGGGCCGATTACACAGACAACTTCCTGCGGAGCAACTTCAGCGTTAATATCCTTTAGTACTTCTAAGTCACCAAATGACTTCTTTAAGTTTTCAATTTTTATCATGTAACTTCTAATCTCCTTTCAAGCCATCGGGAGAACAGTGTTAAAATATAAATGATGATAAAATACAAAATCCCTACTGCAGTAAGAATTTCAAATGCTCGGAAGTTTGCAGAATAAATCGACTGTCCTGACATTGTTAATTCGGCAATTCCAATGACAGATAAAAGTGATGTATCTTTTATACTCACGATAAACTGATTCACAAATGCAGGGAGCATACGCCTTACTGCTTGCGGTAAAATAATAATCCTCATCGTTTCACCATAGGAAAACCCTAACGTTCTTCCTGCTTCCATCTGCCCTTTATCAATAGAGTTAATACCCGCACGGAAGATTTCCACTAAGTAAGCGCCGGCATTAATACTAATGACAATAACACCTGCTGTAAAAGCAGACAATCTTAAATCGGTTACTGCAGGTATACCTATGTATATATATAACATTTGAACTAATATAGGGGTTCCTCTAATGATGTTTACATATATTGTTGCAATCCCTTTTAACACTTTATTTTTAGCGATGCTAAATAGTCCAAATACCAATCCTATCACTAAAGCAATTAATAAAGATATGACTGTAATTAAAACAGTCATCCATAAACCTTTTAAGAGGACTGGCATAGCATCTATAACTACTTGTATACTGTCGATGGTCGTTCTACCTCCTAATTAAAGTCCATATAAGATCAATAGTTCGACCTAAAGCAACTTCTTGCATTAGGCCGAACATGTTTTACCGTTACTTAATCAGCAAAGTATTGGTCATAAATTTCATCGTACTTTCCACTTTCGAATAAATACTCAAGACCACTATTCATTTTATCTAACAACCCATCCGCATCTTTTGAAACTGCAATTCCGTAGTCTTCACCAGTTAAACGGTCACCAACGATACGAACGTCAGAATCATCTCCGTCTTGAACAATTTTATATGCAACACTTGGGTAGTCATTAATAACTGCATCTGCATTCCCTGAAACAATTTCCATGTACATCATTGCATCTTCTTGGAAGATCGTCACATCACCATTATATTGCTCTGCAAGTTCGTTAGCTTTTTCCAAACCAGATGTACCTTGTTTCGCAACAATTGTTGCTCCTTCTAAGTCGTCCATACTATTAATCTCACTATCTACTGGTACGATAAGAGATAAACCAGATTCAAAATATGGATCACTGAAATCAACAACCTCTGCTCGGTCTTCACGGATTGAAATTGCGGATACAGCAGCGTCTACTTGGTCTGCTTGTAATGCTGGAATGATTGCATCAAAACGCATAATCTCCCAATTCACTTCTAATCCTTCATGTTCAGCAATTGACTCAATAATTTGGATATCAAACCCTGTTAATTCACCATCTTCCACATATTCAAAAGGTGGATAGTCTTGTACTACTGCAACTGTAATCTCTTCTTTTTCTCCACCATCAGTTGCATCAGCTTGAACATCTTCATCTGCAGTTCCACAAGCTGTTATTACCAATAAAAGTGTCATAGCAAGTAATGTCATTAACATGTTTTTCATATTCAACTCACATCCCTTTCTTTTTTTGGAAAAAATATAAATTTCTTTCCTATGTACAACCCTTTTCTGTTTTTCTAAGTAAATATTTAGAAAAGACAATTTTTTGCCATGTTTTATACTTTAAACGTTTCCTTTAATTTCCACAAATTGCTTCTAGATTGATATATTCCTATTATTACTATTAAAACCTGATAAGAGTGAATTATGAGAAAAATCTAACGAATCCCTCTTGAATAACTTTAGATACTCGAAATATCTTGAAATGCACTCAAAATAAATTTAATTCAGTATATTTTGATGTTTCTGAAAGTCTAAATCTAAGCTTTTTAAACTTACTTCAACCCTTGGAGCCAGTTATTCAGTAAAATCTCTTTTGTTGCCACAGGTTAAATCCATTGATTGAGCTACGATCTGCTAATTTAGCTACGACAAGTAAGCAACGGTGCTAAAATACATAAATTCTTAAAGTGCAAAAAAAAAACGACTAGATTACATGAAAGTAACCTTAGTCGCCATACATTACCATTCTTCCAATACTGTTATTTAATTTCTCTGTATTGTTTTTTTCTTTAATTTAAAAAATATCGAGGTTGATCCTTTAAAGCTTTTAATTATAGTACTTTGGATAAGAATGATTGCGTTCGTTCATGTTGAGGATTATCAAACAACTCTTTTGGTTCGCCTTCTTCTACAATATATCCTCCATCCATAAAAATCACACGATCAGCTACCTCTTTAGCGAATCCCATTTCGTGTGTAACGATCACCATTGTCATCCCTTCTTTGGCTAAGTCCTTCATAACTTCAAGGACATCTCCAACCATTTCTGGGTCCAAAGCAGATGTCGGTTCGTCAAATAGCATAATTTTCGGCTCCATTGCTAGTGCTCTAGCAATCGCCACACGTTGCTTTTGGCCTCCCGAAAGGTTATCAGGATAGACATCAGCTTTATCTGACAAACCTACCTTTTCAAGAAGTTCTTTCCCTAACTTATTTGCCTCTGATTCAGATCGCCCTTTTAGTCGTTTAGGACCTGCTGCAATATTATCAAGCACTGTCATATGAGGGAAAAGGTTGAACTGCTGAAATACCATCCCTAA
The Bacillus shivajii DNA segment above includes these coding regions:
- a CDS encoding amino acid ABC transporter ATP-binding protein, whose translation is MIKIENLKKSFGDLEVLKDINAEVAPQEVVCVIGPSGSGKSTFLRCINRLEEPTGGAVYIEGTDITDSNNNINQMRQKLGMVFQQFNLFPHMTVLDNIAAGPKRLKGRSESEANKLGKELLEKVGLSDKADVYPDNLSGGQKQRVAIARALAMEPKIMLFDEPTSALDPEMVGDVLEVMKDLAKEGMTMVIVTHEMGFAKEVADRVIFMDGGYIVEEGEPKELFDNPQHERTQSFLSKVL